The following are from one region of the Muntiacus reevesi chromosome 3, mMunRee1.1, whole genome shotgun sequence genome:
- the NFE2L2 gene encoding nuclear factor erythroid 2-related factor 2 isoform X1 has translation MMDLELPPPGLPSQQDMDLIDILWRQDIDLGVSREVFDFSQRQKEHELEKQKKLEKERQEQLQKEQEKAFFAQLQLDEETGEFLPIQPAQHIPSETSGSANYSQVAHIPKADDLYFDDCMQLLAETFPFVDDNEVSSATFQSLVPDIPSHTESPVFTAPHQAQSPETLVVQVATADLDDMQQEIEQVWEELLSIPELQCLNIQNDKLAETSTVPSPETKLTEIDNYHFYSSMPSLDKEVGNCSPHFLNAFEDSFSSILSTEDSSQLTVNSLNSSATVNTDFGDEFYSAFVAEPSTSNGMPSSATLSQSLSELLNGPIDLSDLSLCKAFNQNHPESTTAEFNDSDSGISLNTSPSMASPDHSVGSSIYGDTLLGFSDSEMEETDSAPGNVKQKGPKTQSVWPSGDPVQPLSSSQGKSAPARDSQCANAPKKEVPVSPGHRKTPFTKDKHSSRLEAHLTRDELRAKALHIPFPVEKIINLPVEDFNEMMSKEQFNEAQLALIRDIRRRGKNKVAAQNCRKRKLENIVELEQDLDHLKDEKEKLLKERGENDKSLHLLKKQLSTLYLEVFSMLRDEDGKPYSPSEYSLQQTRDGNVFLVPKSKRPDIKKN, from the exons GACATGGATTTGATTGACATACTTTGGAGGCAAGATATAGATCTCGGGGTAAGTCGAGAAGTTTTTGACTTCAGTCAACGACAGAAGGAGCATGagctggaaaaacagaaaaagcttGAAAAGGAAAGACAAGAACAACTCCAAAAGGAGCAAGAGAAAGCCTTTTTTGCTCAGTTACAACTAGATGAAGAGACCGGTGAATTCCTCCCCATTCAGCCAGCACAACACATACCATCAGAAACCAGTGGGTCTGCCAACTACTCCCAG GTAGCCCACATTCCCAAAGCAGATGATTTGTACTTCGATGACTGCATGCAGCTTTTGGCAGAGACATTCCCGTTTGTAGATGACAATGAG GTTTCTTCGGCTACGTTTCAATCACTTGTTCCTGATATTCCCAGCCACACCGAGAGCCCAGTCTTCACTGCTCCTCATCAGGCTCAGTCACCTGAAACTTTGGTCGTTCAGGTAGCCACTGCAGATTTAGACGATATGCAGCAGGAGATTGAGCAAGTTTGGGAGGAACTGTTATCCATTCCAGAATTACAG TGTCTTAATATTCAAAATGACAAGCTGGCTGAGACTAGTACAGTTCCAAGTCCAGAAACCAAACTGACAGAAATTGACAATTACCATTTCTATTCATCAATGCCCTCACTGGATAAAGAAGTAGGTAACTGCAGCCCACATTTTCTCAACGCTTTTGAGGATTCCTTCAGCAGCATCCTCTCCACTGAAGACTCCAGCCAGTTGACAGTGAACTCATTAAATTCAAGTGCCACAGTAAATACAGATTTTGGTGATGAATTTTATTCTGCTTTTGTAGCAGAGCCCAGTACCAGCAACGGCATGCCCTCCTCTGCTACTTTAAGCCAGTCACTCTCTGAACTTCTAAACGGGCCCATTGACCTCTCTGATCTATCACTGTGTAAAGCCTTCAATCAAAACCACCCTGAAAGCACAAcagcagaattcaatgattctgACTCTGGCATTTCACTGAACACAAGTCCAAGCATGGCATCACCAGACCACTCAGTGGGATCTTCTATCTACGGAGACACACTGCTTGGCTTCAGTGATTCTGAAATGGAAGAGACAGACAGTGCCCCTGGAAATGTCAAACAGAAGGGTCCCAAAACACAGTCAGTGTGGCCTTCTGGGGACCCAGTCCAACCTTTGTCATCATCACAGGGGAAGAGCGCTCcagcacgtgattcccagtgtGCAAATGCACCAAAGAAAGAAGTGCCTGTAAGTCCTGGTCATCGAAAAACCCCATTCACAAAAGACAAACATTCAAGCCGCTTGGAGGCTCACCTCACAAGAGATGAGCTACGGGCAAAAGCTCTCCATATCCCATTCCCTGTAGAAAAGATCATTAACCTCCCAGTTGAGGACTTCAATGAAATGATGTCCAAGGAGCAATTCAATGAGGCTCAACTTGCATTAATTAGAGATATACGTAGGAGGGGTAAGAATAAAGTGGCTGCTCAGAattgcagaaaaagaaaactggaaaatatagTGGAACTGGAGCAAGATTTAGatcatttaaaagatgaaaaagaaaaattgctcaaagaaagaggagaaaatgacaaaagCCTCCATCTACTGAAAAAACAACTCAGCACCTTGTATCTTGAAGTCTTCAGCATGCTACGTGATGAAGATGGAAAGCCTTACTCTCCAAGTGAATACTCCTTGCagcaaacaagagatggcaatgTATTCCTTGTTCCCAAAAGCAAGAGGCCAGATATTAAGAAAAACTAG
- the NFE2L2 gene encoding nuclear factor erythroid 2-related factor 2 isoform X2, with product MDLIDILWRQDIDLGVSREVFDFSQRQKEHELEKQKKLEKERQEQLQKEQEKAFFAQLQLDEETGEFLPIQPAQHIPSETSGSANYSQVAHIPKADDLYFDDCMQLLAETFPFVDDNEVSSATFQSLVPDIPSHTESPVFTAPHQAQSPETLVVQVATADLDDMQQEIEQVWEELLSIPELQCLNIQNDKLAETSTVPSPETKLTEIDNYHFYSSMPSLDKEVGNCSPHFLNAFEDSFSSILSTEDSSQLTVNSLNSSATVNTDFGDEFYSAFVAEPSTSNGMPSSATLSQSLSELLNGPIDLSDLSLCKAFNQNHPESTTAEFNDSDSGISLNTSPSMASPDHSVGSSIYGDTLLGFSDSEMEETDSAPGNVKQKGPKTQSVWPSGDPVQPLSSSQGKSAPARDSQCANAPKKEVPVSPGHRKTPFTKDKHSSRLEAHLTRDELRAKALHIPFPVEKIINLPVEDFNEMMSKEQFNEAQLALIRDIRRRGKNKVAAQNCRKRKLENIVELEQDLDHLKDEKEKLLKERGENDKSLHLLKKQLSTLYLEVFSMLRDEDGKPYSPSEYSLQQTRDGNVFLVPKSKRPDIKKN from the exons ATGGATTTGATTGACATACTTTGGAGGCAAGATATAGATCTCGGGGTAAGTCGAGAAGTTTTTGACTTCAGTCAACGACAGAAGGAGCATGagctggaaaaacagaaaaagcttGAAAAGGAAAGACAAGAACAACTCCAAAAGGAGCAAGAGAAAGCCTTTTTTGCTCAGTTACAACTAGATGAAGAGACCGGTGAATTCCTCCCCATTCAGCCAGCACAACACATACCATCAGAAACCAGTGGGTCTGCCAACTACTCCCAG GTAGCCCACATTCCCAAAGCAGATGATTTGTACTTCGATGACTGCATGCAGCTTTTGGCAGAGACATTCCCGTTTGTAGATGACAATGAG GTTTCTTCGGCTACGTTTCAATCACTTGTTCCTGATATTCCCAGCCACACCGAGAGCCCAGTCTTCACTGCTCCTCATCAGGCTCAGTCACCTGAAACTTTGGTCGTTCAGGTAGCCACTGCAGATTTAGACGATATGCAGCAGGAGATTGAGCAAGTTTGGGAGGAACTGTTATCCATTCCAGAATTACAG TGTCTTAATATTCAAAATGACAAGCTGGCTGAGACTAGTACAGTTCCAAGTCCAGAAACCAAACTGACAGAAATTGACAATTACCATTTCTATTCATCAATGCCCTCACTGGATAAAGAAGTAGGTAACTGCAGCCCACATTTTCTCAACGCTTTTGAGGATTCCTTCAGCAGCATCCTCTCCACTGAAGACTCCAGCCAGTTGACAGTGAACTCATTAAATTCAAGTGCCACAGTAAATACAGATTTTGGTGATGAATTTTATTCTGCTTTTGTAGCAGAGCCCAGTACCAGCAACGGCATGCCCTCCTCTGCTACTTTAAGCCAGTCACTCTCTGAACTTCTAAACGGGCCCATTGACCTCTCTGATCTATCACTGTGTAAAGCCTTCAATCAAAACCACCCTGAAAGCACAAcagcagaattcaatgattctgACTCTGGCATTTCACTGAACACAAGTCCAAGCATGGCATCACCAGACCACTCAGTGGGATCTTCTATCTACGGAGACACACTGCTTGGCTTCAGTGATTCTGAAATGGAAGAGACAGACAGTGCCCCTGGAAATGTCAAACAGAAGGGTCCCAAAACACAGTCAGTGTGGCCTTCTGGGGACCCAGTCCAACCTTTGTCATCATCACAGGGGAAGAGCGCTCcagcacgtgattcccagtgtGCAAATGCACCAAAGAAAGAAGTGCCTGTAAGTCCTGGTCATCGAAAAACCCCATTCACAAAAGACAAACATTCAAGCCGCTTGGAGGCTCACCTCACAAGAGATGAGCTACGGGCAAAAGCTCTCCATATCCCATTCCCTGTAGAAAAGATCATTAACCTCCCAGTTGAGGACTTCAATGAAATGATGTCCAAGGAGCAATTCAATGAGGCTCAACTTGCATTAATTAGAGATATACGTAGGAGGGGTAAGAATAAAGTGGCTGCTCAGAattgcagaaaaagaaaactggaaaatatagTGGAACTGGAGCAAGATTTAGatcatttaaaagatgaaaaagaaaaattgctcaaagaaagaggagaaaatgacaaaagCCTCCATCTACTGAAAAAACAACTCAGCACCTTGTATCTTGAAGTCTTCAGCATGCTACGTGATGAAGATGGAAAGCCTTACTCTCCAAGTGAATACTCCTTGCagcaaacaagagatggcaatgTATTCCTTGTTCCCAAAAGCAAGAGGCCAGATATTAAGAAAAACTAG